In Neosynechococcus sphagnicola sy1, the genomic stretch GTTCCTGAGGACTTCCTTGGCAGCATTATGGGCAACCTAATTTCTCGTAGGGGACAGATTGAAGGTCAAGGCTCAGAGCAGAGCATTGCGAAGGTGACAGCAAAAGTTCCGCTCGCCGAGATGTTTGGTTATGCTACAGATATCCGGTCGATGACTCAGGGTCGAGGCATATTCACCATGGAATTTAGTCACTACGATGAGGTGCCACGCAATGTTGCGGAAGCAATCATCGCCAAAAATAAAGGGAACGCATAATCAGGAAGAGGAAGACATAATTCATGGCACGCGCAAAATTCGAACGGACAAAACCCCACGTCAACATTGGTACGATTGGTCACGTTGACCATGGTAAGACGACCCTGACCGCCGCTATCACCATGACGCTGTCAGCACTGGGGCAAGCAGCCGCCAAGAAGTACGATGAGATCGATGCGGCACCTGAGGAAAAAGCTCGGGGGATTACTATCAACACAGCCCATGTCGAGTACGAAACCGAAGATCGTCACTATGCCCACGTGGATTGCCCCGGACATGCTGACTATGTGAAAAACATGATCACCGGGGCGGCTCAGATGGATGGCGGGATTTTAGTTTGCTCCGCCGCAGATGGTCCCATGCCCCAAACTCGTGAACATATCCTCTTGGCAAGACAGGTAGGGGTTCCCAGCTTGGTGGTCTTCTTGAATAAGACGGACATGGTCGATGACGAAGAGCTTTTGGAACTCGTCGAACTCGAGGTTCGGGATCTTCTGAGCAGCTATGGATTCCCTGGAGATGACATTCCAGTGGTCGCGGGATCCGGTCTGTTGGCATTAGAAAAGATGACAGCCAACCCCAAGACGAAGCGGGGCGAAGATCCATGGGTCGATAAGATCTATGACTTGATGGATGCCGTGGATGCCTACATCCCCACCCCTGAACGGGATATTGACAAGCCCTTCTTGATGGCGGTGGAAGATGTGTTTTCGATCACAGGCCGGGGAACCGTTGCTACTGGTCGGATTGAGCGGGGTAAGGTAAAGGTTGGTGACACCGTCGAGCTAGTGGGTATTAAAGATACTCGCAGTACCACGGTGACCGGGATTGAAATGTTCAAGAAGAGCCTGGAAGAAGGGATGGCGGGTGACAATGCTGGCGTCCTGCTCCGGGGGATTCAGAAGGCTGATATTGAACGGGGAATGGTGATTGCCAAGCCCGGTTCGATTACCCCTCACACCACCTTTGAGTCTGAGGTCTACATCCTGAAAAAGGAAGAAGGTGGCCGTCATACCCCATTCTTCCCTGGCTATCGGCCCCAGTTCTATGTGCGCACTACCGATGTGACGGGTACGATCAGTGCCTTCACCACCGATGAAGGGGAAGAAGCTGAGATGGTTATGCCGGGCGATCGCATCAAAATGACGGTTGAGTTGATCAACCCCATTGCCATTGAACAGGGGATGCGTTTTGCCATCCGGGAAGGGGGTCGCACCGTTGGCGCGGGTGTCGTCGCCAAAATCCTCAAGTAACGTCTAATTGTTAGCTGTCGGTCATCGGCTCTCGTAGCTATTGGCTGACAGCTAATATTTTTGTCTGGCTCTTGGAGCAGACTCCAATCTTGGGTGGGACTGATTTTCCGGTGCATGCATCTTGCCTGCAATCAGCATGCTGGATACTAGCAAGATCGGCTAAAGCTTATAGGGCTACCTATTGAAGGTGACCCAAAGACTCCAATCATTGACGTTGCATTGTGGGTAGCACTTCCGAATTCGTGACGCAGTCTGAAAAACGCTACCCCATGGCGCTGAACCTTGACAATTTTACAGAGGCATTTGATTTTCCATGGCAACGATTCAACAGCAGAAAATTCGCATTCGCCTGAAAGCATTTGATCGCCGTCTGCTTGACATGTCCTGCGAAAAAATTGTCGATACGGCCAATCGAACGAACGCGACGGCCATCGGGCCAATTCCGCTCCCAACTCGCCGTCGCATCTATTGTTTGCTCCGCTCACCCCACGTCGATAAAGATTCCCGTGAACATTTTGAAACCCGTACCCACTACCGCATTATTGACATTTATCAGCCCTCCTCTAAAACCATTGATGCGTTAATGAAACTAGACCTACCTTCAGGGGTTGATATTGAAGTCAAGCTTTAGCCTGTGCATTGATTCAGTGGAAAAAGCTACCGAGTTCTGGTTCGAACCACTGGCTAGATAAGATACAGTAGAGACAAAAGCACTGTCTTCACGTCGTCAATAATGACACCCTCTTCCTCAATTGCTGTCCGCGAACTGCCGTTATTTCCTTTGCCAGAGGTTGTGCTGTTTCCGGGCAGACCCCTTCCCCTTCATATTTTTGAATTTCGCTACCGGATTATGATGAACACGATTCTGGGGAGCGATCGCCGCTTTGGTGTCTTGATGTGGGACCCGGTGGAAGGCAAGTCGGCAATGGTTGGTTGCTGTGCTGAGATTGTCCAATTTCAGCGGTTGCCCGATGATCGGATGAAGGTTTTGACTCTCGGGCAGCAGCGGTTCCGGGTTCTCGATTACGTCCGTGAAAAGCCCTATCGCGTCGGATTGGTGGAGTGGATTGAGGATCATCCCCCGGAGAAGGATCTCCATGATCTGGCTGCCAATGTTGAGCAACTCCTACGGGATGTGGTGTGCTTGTCGGCAAAGTTAACCAGTCAAGACATCACTCTGCCCGATCATATTCCTACTCTACCAACCGAGCTTTCCTACTGGGTTGCCAGTAACCTCTATGGGGTGGCGAGTGAACAGCAGTCGATGCTGCAAATGCAGGATACCGCCACTCGCTTGGAGCGGGAAATGGAGATTTTGACCTCTACCCGTAACCATCTGGCCGCTCGTACTGCCCTCAAGGATGCCTTAGATTAACTGGTGTTTCAGCGGGTTGTTGTCGCGATTCACAGACCGCCGCCACCAAAGACATCGCCACCAAGGGAGCTGTCACGGCTCGTAGAACCCGTTTCCCCAGGGAGACAGGTTGAAATTTCTGAGCGATCGCCTGTTTGATCTCTAAATCGGTCCAGCCACCCTCCGGTCCCGTTGCGATGATCAAAGATCGGCCTCTGGCTCCATCCAATGGAGTCTGGGGGGGTGTCAGCATCCAATTCATAGACTGGCGTAAGCAATCAAGCAGATGGGGCGCATTGCCCCGGGCGACGCACAGATAGTGGTGCGTGGGGGAAATCTGCGTCGCCAGAGCCAGGGCAGCGCTGAAGGCAACTGGCGCTAATATTGTCGGTATCACCGCACGTTCAGATTGTTCAGCAGCTTCTTGGGCAATTCGCTGCCAGCGCTCTAGCTTGTGCAGGCTGGGTTTGAGTAATGTGCGCTGACTCAAAAGGGGCTGAATACAGGTAACCCCCATCTCCGTTACCTGCCGGATCACATCTTCAAAGCCAGTGCCTTTGGGAAGAGCAACGAGCAAAGTTGTGACAATAGGCAGCTCGGGTGCCATCTCTACAACTTCAAGAATCTGTGCAGCATCGGCAGCTATCTCGGCAATCCACGCCTGTCCTTGGCCATTAATCGCAATAAACTGATCGCCGACTGATAATCGCAGCACCCGACTTAAATAGTGTTGCTGGTCTGCGGTCAACGTAATCTGGGGGTACTGAATTTGAGATGCTGCGATCGCCAGTCGTTGTAACTGAGGCATTAAATCCGATCCATCAATCGTTGCCTTCGTTGCCTTTAACCTTATCCACCAGGTTTTCGGCATGCTCCTTGATATTGCCGAGGGCATCTCCCACCCGATCGGTGATGTTCTCAGCCACTACAGCCACATCGGTGTTAAGAGTTTGCTTAACTTTTTGGAGGTTCTCTTCACCCACGAGGTCTTCTGCCTTCTCGACCAAGTTTCCTGCCCCTTCTTGCAGATTCTCAACCACATCTCCGGCTTTGTCTTTCAACTGGTTGATCAGATTCCCCGCCGCACCCATTAAGTTTTTGACATCTTCGTTCATGGTAGCTCTCTCTGAATCTCGACAACTGCCCCCCAGTATAGGAAGGAAAAACATTCTGTATCAGAAAACGCAAAGTTTTCTCAAGATTTGTCCTGCAATCTGCCAGACAGATGTTTTGATCGAGACAGTTTCTGCGTTCCAGCTTCTATAAGATATTTAATATAGCGGTTCTCGCCCACGTGAGATACATTCTGGTTTCAGCATCCAGGAGCCCAAATCCAGAAAGGTTTTGTGATTCTGGCTCTTGGGTGCTGAATTCTAACCAAGGAGCCTTAACTCATCCATTTGAGAATTGCTATAAATCAATTTATTTGTAGTTTTTTTTGTATTTCTGTGTGTTTGCGGATGAAGTTCCTGGAGTCGAGCTGCTAAGAATTGAGATCAATCTATAGCAATAATCCCTGCCAACACTGCCACCGCCTATCCAAGAGCATTGCCTGAGAGGAATCCTTCCCTATTAATTTCCTGTTGGCATGGTTTCAGATCACAGTGGATACTGGAAGGTCTTGGTATCATAGTTTAAGTAGTAGCCCCCTTGTCCATTTACCCAATTTCCCCATAAAAACCTGTTGCTGTCGTTACCCCTGAGTGGCTCACCGTCGCCTATCGACTGAAACCAAGTTTAATTTTTGCCCCGCCTTTCAGTTCTTTGCCAGGAAAGCAACCATGTCCACCCCTCAGCACGCTCAAACTGTTCAAAAACTCCTGAGAGCAATCTGGAAGCTGCCTTACACGGTCACCCAACGCTTCATGACCTGGCTGCTCCGTAGTCTAGTTCTCCTCAGTCAACAGTCAAAGCGATCGCTGGCGGGGTTTGTGCTACCAACCGTAATGATCCTGCTACTGATTGTTACTTTGGTAACCAGTACGTTGCTCTTCCGGGCTTTTAACCGTTCTACCCAGGTGATTTCTGAACGCCAAAAACAAGTGATCGTCAACGCGGTGACACCCGCGATCGACCGAGCGAAGGCCAAGCTGGAGTACCTGTTCAATAACGACACCCGTCTACCCAGTGGGGAGCCAGCTGAGGATGCTCTCTTGGGCATCTTACTTAATAATGGCGCTGCTGGGGTGGCAGCATTGACGAACAATCCCTATAACCTTCCTGGCGAAACCCGAAAAGATATTGATGGGGACGGCAATGAAGACACTGCTTGGAGTTTTCCCATCGATTCCAATGCAGATGGGGTCAACGATGCCACCATTGTCTATGGAATCTTTCTCAGAGCCGCCAGCGCGGATGGCACCGTTACCATTAGTGACGATCCCCAGCCCTCTGACACGACAAAAGCTAATAACCTCATGGTTCGCAATGGCCCACGGGGTGCCGTTGGTAACGTTTGCCAAGTTTCTAGTAGTGGCACCCTGACCCAAGCAGGATCGGGCTGGTTCAAGTCCTCCACTGGGATTTCCCGAAAGAACTTTCAAATTTTTGCCGTTGCTGTTCCCACCAGCGCCACGGGGTTTGCCACGCTTCAGTACCAACAGGATCGGGAAATCAAACCAGGCAACACCTACGCCTCCTGGTTCCGTACTGACTTAATGATTCAGCAAACTCCCCCTTTTACCTCTAACGGGCGAGTTCATACCGAAGGTAGTCTATTTCTTTATGAGAATGGTAGTGAATTCCGAAGCTACATGGTCAGTGCCCCGGCGTCTTGTTTCTACCTGCCGGTTGAGAACTCAGATATCACAATTCGGGGCTTGTTAGCTGCGGGTAATGCCGACGATAATACTGCTCAATCAAGTACTGAGGTAAAGTTTGATATTCATCCCGGCACTACGACAGCTCCCCCTGCCGCCAATACGATTAATCTGAACCCCACTACTGGAAGTGCAACCGCATCTCGAGATGCCTTCAATCCGACGGGAGCTGTTAATACCTTTCCTCTACTCACTCAAGACCCCTTGGCTCTCCTGATTAACGACCAGTCTAAGCCTCGGGGGGTCGGATCAGGAAGCACAAGCTATACAGATTATCGGGACACCGTCTACAATTCCGGCAGTACAGAGGCGGGTACGAAGAAAGTGGCGGGAAGGGTACAGGTGTTAACACCCAAGTGCCCCCCCCTATGTGGATGACACCTACCGTGCCGATAATCGCTATGGTCCCAAGCCTAGCTACACCAAAAGTTTGGCCGATGCCAGCGGTGTTTGTACCATTACATCTTCGGGGCAGCCCATCGGCACAACGATTCTGGCAAGTGATACCCTCCCCCAAAGCAAAACCGGGGATGACCTGATTCGTGACGACCCTCCTACCGGAGGAGATCCGGAAGATATTGGTTTAGATGGCTATTGGGAGCGCCGTGCCCGTCGAGAAGGGATGCGGGTCATTGTTGGCCAACGATTGGAACTGGCTCAACCCCTGTCCAACTATAATGTCATCCCCGCAGGCTTTTTGGGAGTCGGTCGAGATAATGAAACCCGGCAGCGGCGGTTCGAGCGCGATAACTTAGCGGCGGTTCAAGGCACAGCCATCTATCACTACAAAGACCCCACAGATACCAGCAGGGGCTACTACCCCCTTGCGTGTCTGTCAACCACCGTTCATCCTGGTACTGCCTGGACCCTAGCCAATTCCTCGTTTTTTCTCAGCTGCTCCCAGCACCACCGCCACCGCCGCTGACTTTTTCACGGGTCAAGGTACCAACGGGTGGGAATATTCCCCTCCCCCGGAGAGTGTGTTTGCCAGTGGTACCCCGATGTGGAAGGCACTCACCAACCTGGCTCGGTTTGCAGGTGACACCAATGGAGCCTTCCCTCCCCTGCAAGAAACTGCAACCACCGCAACCGTGCCAGTCCACCCTGACCCTGCCATTACCGCTTGGGGCAACTTCTCTGAACTACGGCGGGTGATTGACAGTGGAGTTGCCTACGCCAACCTGAGCATTGCTGACAAATCGACCCTGCACTCAGCAGCCTGTACCTTAGGAATGCTGGCCTTTAACATAGATGCCCGGATCGATGCTGATCCAACCTATGTTAACCCTGGCTCTCAAAGTGTTAAAAAAAGCCGGGATGGCACCCCCACCACCTACGGCACCAGCGTCCCCTATTATCGGTCGCTCTACTATATTTTCCCCTCAACCGCCCACGCGGAAGATCGTACCAACACTCTGGGCTACCCCACCATTGCCTCCATCAACAGTGCCGGTTTAGCCAATACCTCTTACTACCAGGCCATTAGTGATTCAGAGCTAAATACCATCGCTGGGCAGGTTGCCCCCAGAACCCTTGCGAATTGGACCTTACCGAAAACCTCTGGCACCACCTGCCCCAACAACGCCAGTACGGTGAACTGTAGCAACTTTAACTTGATCAATGTCGGGGGTACGCGCAGCACCCCCGGTACTCCCACCACAGCCCCCACCGTTACCGGGGGAACCTTCTACAGAATTCCCCTCAAAGATACGGTGGTATTCAATGGTCGGGAACAAATGGCCGTGCGGGTGCTGAATTTCGATCTGGGTCTGTTGCGGCAGAACAAACCCACAGGTAGTAGTGACACCTGGTTGCCTAGTAGTGGGTTGGTCTTCGCCTTCCGAGAGGATGCCGCCAGGGAAGATTCCATTGCAAGACCACAGCTGTCTAATTGGAGTACCTACCTGTCTGCCTGGAATACGGCCTTCGCCAACCCCAGCAGCTTGACGAACATTATGAACACCAATGTGGTGTCCACAGATCCACGTCTGGGGGCGATCGGGCAAGATCCACCTGTCTATAAACCAACCGCTAACAGCAGCGATCGCGGCATTAGCCCGAAGCCGATTGACTACTTCCCCGATCCAGCGCGCAAACCCTATGGTTTCCGTCTGATCC encodes the following:
- a CDS encoding LON peptidase substrate-binding domain-containing protein; translation: MTPSSSIAVRELPLFPLPEVVLFPGRPLPLHIFEFRYRIMMNTILGSDRRFGVLMWDPVEGKSAMVGCCAEIVQFQRLPDDRMKVLTLGQQRFRVLDYVREKPYRVGLVEWIEDHPPEKDLHDLAANVEQLLRDVVCLSAKLTSQDITLPDHIPTLPTELSYWVASNLYGVASEQQSMLQMQDTATRLEREMEILTSTRNHLAARTALKDALD
- the tuf gene encoding elongation factor Tu, which encodes MARAKFERTKPHVNIGTIGHVDHGKTTLTAAITMTLSALGQAAAKKYDEIDAAPEEKARGITINTAHVEYETEDRHYAHVDCPGHADYVKNMITGAAQMDGGILVCSAADGPMPQTREHILLARQVGVPSLVVFLNKTDMVDDEELLELVELEVRDLLSSYGFPGDDIPVVAGSGLLALEKMTANPKTKRGEDPWVDKIYDLMDAVDAYIPTPERDIDKPFLMAVEDVFSITGRGTVATGRIERGKVKVGDTVELVGIKDTRSTTVTGIEMFKKSLEEGMAGDNAGVLLRGIQKADIERGMVIAKPGSITPHTTFESEVYILKKEEGGRHTPFFPGYRPQFYVRTTDVTGTISAFTTDEGEEAEMVMPGDRIKMTVELINPIAIEQGMRFAIREGGRTVGAGVVAKILK
- the rpsJ gene encoding 30S ribosomal protein S10, which produces MQQQKIRIRLKAFDRRLLDMSCEKIVDTANRTNATAIGPIPLPTRRRIYCLLRSPHVDKDSREHFETRTHYRIIDIYQPSSKTIDALMKLDLPSGVDIEVKL
- a CDS encoding 16S rRNA (uracil(1498)-N(3))-methyltransferase; translated protein: MPQLQRLAIAASQIQYPQITLTADQQHYLSRVLRLSVGDQFIAINGQGQAWIAEIAADAAQILEVVEMAPELPIVTTLLVALPKGTGFEDVIRQVTEMGVTCIQPLLSQRTLLKPSLHKLERWQRIAQEAAEQSERAVIPTILAPVAFSAALALATQISPTHHYLCVARGNAPHLLDCLRQSMNWMLTPPQTPLDGARGRSLIIATGPEGGWTDLEIKQAIAQKFQPVSLGKRVLRAVTAPLVAMSLVAAVCESRQQPAETPVNLRHP